The nucleotide window tgatgtatagttctatgaGTTGTATGTTGGGGTTATATGAcagataaaaaatgtaaaagtaaccTGCCTGCATTGTGAAAATTTATAGATGATATGATCTAAAATGAAATGTACTAAATTGAATCAAATTTGACAGATGGTAAAAGAAAGTTGACATGTTTTATACTCCCTCTTGCTATAACAGAAATATGTACATGATATTGATGAGATACCTGAGAACCTTAGAGTATTTAGCAATAAGGGTAGAATGACTAGAGGCATATAGGAGGACAatatgtgtttgtcttgtttgttcTAGAACAGAAATCCTCAGGTGCTGACTGGGCAATGTTACTACAAGAAGGTGTTGGATTGACAAAATTAGAGTGTGACATTTGTTACTTTTGTTTCATTCATGTAATGAAGGGGTGGTGAAGAACAAACACTATAAAGAGATACAAGAGATACAAGAGCCACCAAGGACGCTGCAAGTCATGCTATTCTGTTCTTGTGACTGAGACTGAGTTGCTGAGCCCACCCCTTACAGCTTGAATGTTTATCTGCTGTGGTCTTTATCTGCTGTGGTCTGTCTCTAACTCCCATCTTCAGAGGAGGTGCAGAGGAGCCTGAAGAGGCGACAACCTGAGACGACTGTCTGCCAAGGTGCCAAGATGATGGAGAAAGATGACCCTCACCCGGCACAGCACTGCCACAGAAATGGGCTCTAGAGTCTGTACCTCCAGCCATATCTGCACCCCCCCTgacctgagagagaggagggggattgACTGAGACAGACCAATCCACTTGCAAAGACATCTATAAAGAGAGACATTTACGAACTAAAGAGGAATTTTTTCAGTGCTATGACTGATAATCCAGCACACCAGTCTTTTCCAGTTTTGTTTTTTAGTTCAGTCAGTGCCGAGGTAATTTCTGTGATAGACAAATaagaaatagtgaaatattgtCCTACAGCAACCTCATGTCCATTATGGACCAAGGGGTGGGAAGTGTCATGACTGATATGTACTTGTCATGGTCTCAAGTTTACTTTATTACACAAAGGTTTAGAAACAGGAGATGAAGTATAAAATGAAGAGAATAGTATGTGAATAATTACATGTTCAAATGAGGATGATACCaaatctatgacatcacaaataatgttttgtaacttccttaaatcacatcaataagacaaggggtggagtgtaaccggatgggtttatttcagatagttaaagtgtcttattcatgtgataggaaggaatgtagtgttttcatgtcttatttgtatctatctatctatctatctatctatctatcttagctggctgtgtaagtgggattggtttgtatttagctatgtgcatgggaataggcagatgtattgttatgtcaactgttcggccataaacctccccagtagtgtcaacattggaggacacagttgttgttattgtccaaatgcatgtagctgaaattgaacaaccacattgtgcttgataaacatgtacaaagcctggtaaacttccattcatggtcatcagtggtctacatagacattggaagcacatcaccccccacccaaacttactataaagatcgggggtatgtagcttctagtcagcctcagctgggaccatggatggaaggtgcccagcaccctgtcatcgagcgagatgggtgtatattagtccataatatactatggggctccccatttcattgtggaaggaacatctattcatctgtaccatctgtaactgcagctaagtattgttttctgtaataaatctcttatttttctataattctgtgtggttatagccttctcagactattatcaaaagcaaccggttacaatTGCATACATGAAACATGTCAATCTGCATCATTGAACCACGTGACTCTGGTTTTTATAGACAGACCTGTAGTGTTGCTGGATGGACATCGGGATGTTGCATGATGCAGCAAGTTTTTCATTGTTTGACTTTCTTTTAATCTCCCTACTAGATGCACACGGGGAAAAATGACCAGTTAGCAGAAGACACAAATGTACCCTGTGATCCTCCAGTAACTGGATCCACTGAATCCTGTCCTGTATCGGAGAGCCCATCTACAGAATCTCCCCCTGAAGAGACCTCATCCGCTTCCCCAGAGACCACCCCAGGTCAGATGCTTAGTACGTTGCCCTGCCATGACTTTGTTTCCGTATGCTCCGTGCATTCAGTGTAAATGTATTTTGAATTTCTCCCAGCAGAAAGTGACGATTCTCCCATAGAGGAATCAAAGGAGGTGGTGGAAGGTGCCAGCGAGTCCCCCAAtgacatggcagaaaaaatggaGAGGTCGGCTTTATATTTAAATTATACAGACTTGCTAATTGTCTCTTTATGTATTTTATAATTGTTGGTCTATGCTCGGGATGGATAGCAATGGCCTAATTGATGGGGTGCAGACACCCAGCACCCTGTTGATTAGCTCTTTACCAGAGCCACGACTCCCATATCTACATAATTATTACAGAGTCAGAAGTGGACAGCTCTGTTCATTGTGTGTTGGGTtaatgcagctcagctccaatttAAATTGTATGGGGCTGAACTGAAGCAACCCAGCACTACACAATGTATAGAGTTAACTGTGTAGATTCAGGTGACAAAGAACTGATTGGCACAGTGTTGGTTTTCAGACTCCCTGTGGATCACTTGTTGATCGCCTTAATTGTCTGTCTGGAGAACCCCCCTTAAAGTTGAAAAAGTACTTGTCATCAAATATAAGTTTTAACCTACCATCAGGCATGGTAAAAAGTATTTATGACAGAGGGTCtcactgctgtgatcaggagatatagccgggaagAGAGCACAGAAGCGCGATCCACTCCCTGGCCGTATCTCCATAACGGCTTATTctcacaatgtaagtctatggggctctcTTGTTGGAATGAGTGGCTGGGGCTAGCAGTGGAttgtgctctctccccagctatatctcctcatCACAGCGTTTCTTAgtagtgagacctgctgtgatgaATACATTTTACCAGGCTTGATGCTATGTCAAAACTTCCttttgatgacaggtactctttaagaacATCTTCACATATCAGAATAAAAGGGCTTGAATTGACTCAGCTATTATAATATCTTGATTGTAGAGTTATGTCCAAGCTGGAAAAGAAAATGGAGGAGAAAAAGAAGGAAGAGCAAGAAGTAAGCACCTTCCTAACATTGCTGAATACTTGGGTTTGTGTGGAATAATTACAGTATCCTTTCTCTATATTTGTCTTCTAAAGAAAGAGATCAAGAAGGAGATCGAGAGGAGAAAACTGGGAAAAGACATGCTGGAGTATAAAAGAAAGCAGGAGGATGATCAGGCCAAGAGGGCACTGGAGGAAAGAAACCGGGAGAAAGCCGAGGACAAAGCTGCCAGGGAACGGATTAGGCAACAGATTGCACAGGTTagatacttcagagctgcactcactgttctgctggtggggtcactgtgtacatacgttacattactgatcctatactgatcctgagttatatcccatattatactgcagagctgcactcactattctgctggggggtcactgtgtacatacatttacattactgatcctgagttacatcctgtattataccccagagctgcactcactattctgctggtggggtcactgtgtacatacattacattactgatcctgagttacatcctgtattatactccagagctgcactcactattctgctggtggggtcactgtgtacatacattacattactgatcctgagttacatcctgtattataccccagagctgcactcactattctgctggtggggtcactgtgtacatacattacattactgatcctgagttacatcctttattatactccagagttgCACTccctgttctgctggtggggtcactgtgtacatacgttacattactgatcctgagttacatcctgtattatactccagagctgcactcactgttctgctggtggggtcactgtgtacatacgttactgctcctgagttacatcctgtattatactccagagctgcactcactattctgctggtggggtcactgtgtacatacgttacattactgatcctgagttacatcctgtattatactccagagctgcactcactgttctgctggtggggtcactgtgaacatacgttacattactgatcctgagttacatcctgtattatactccagagctgcactcactgttttcCTAGTTGCTTCTGAAAACATTTCTGAAAACTAAGCTCCTATAATGCAGGGGTCTATACAAGTACTGCTCAGTGCCAGGTGTGGGGATTATATTTCCCAGTATGTGAGTCACCATAGGAAGTCCTGGGCTGATACAAGGCATACTGTTAAGGTTGTACTGACAACATTCATCACCTCATGTAGAACAATGCAAATTTCCTTCCATGTACTTCTAGAGGCGATTGGCTGTAGaataatatatgtatttttatatatacaggACCGTGCTGATCGAGCTGCCCGATTTGCAAAGAATAAAGAAGAACAAGAGGCCATAAGGGCAGCTGAACTACAGGCGCGACAGGCGGAGATGGAAGCCAGGAGGGAAGCAGCACAGAAAGAGCGAAGGTAAGCACTGTATCCTTGCCCCTGCCTTCTGCCGTCTCGTCTTACCTGCATATGACATTGTGTTCTCCATCTGTTCAGGACTGTAGCCAGGATACAGTTCCGACTTCCCGATGGCTCTTCCTTCACTAACCAGTTCTCGTCAGAAGCTCCTCTGGAGGAAGCCAGGCAGTTTGCTGCACAGGTCAGCGGAGAAGAAAGGATTTAATCTCCATTATTTCTCAAAGAACCATTTTTCTTTTGTTAAGATTCTATTTTATATCGCTGACTTGAAAAGAATAGATGATATAGGTAGCTGTTTCTATTGAATAGAGCAGCACCTGGTTTATATTCCCAGAGATGTTCAGTAGTGTATAAGGTTGAAAGAACCAAGCTACAGTGTCCAATACAATACATGGGCATATCCCAGATCCATATAGGATAGGGAATTGCAATATAATTGGTGAAAATTAAACTGCTAAGACCCTCACCGATCACaagattaaaggaaaactgtcccCCTAAATGTATGGAGTGCactgaatgtatgtatgtgtcctgcactccattcattctctgtgaggCTTCACAACATTTCAGTGTGCCAAGACCACCACTGATGAGCTTCCTATGCCCTTTtgacaggtcaaaagttattgatcagagcgggtctcactgctgaccctTGCTCTGATCAGATATATAACCAGGGAAAGATCACGGCAGCGCGATGCCAACCCCAGCCTGCAGTGCAGTCCATGAAAATTCCCCATAGAAGTCCATAGGACATTTTGGCAGTCTGAGCTGCTGGCCGGGGAGAGGATCGCGCTGCCTTGATCTTTCCCCGGCTATATTTTCTGAATAGAGCAGGTGtcggcagtgagacccgctgtgatcaataacttttgatgtgtctgaTGACACGTtagaagttttatttatttaagtcATGAGTTTGCTAGTGTGATAGCAATATGGTAAAAGACTAgagttttattcattaaatggaTAGAAATCTCAATTTCTGAAGTTACATTTGGTAAACTACAATACATTGTATTACAATAATTCCAAAAATATTAGAACTTTTCCTAAAGTTCCAACTAAACATTCAGTTTTGCTGTATTGCCGCTGGAAGCTGAACAGGTTATGACAAGGGATGGCTGTCTGCACATTTTGCATAGATGAAAGAAAccagacgtttttttttttctatggcttTGTAAAAGGATCACTGAAGCTGACACAGTATAAATGTAGATTTCCTTTTAATGAGCATATAGTCATGGCCGAGGTCAGGACCGTCATTACAAGTAAGGTTAAAATGGCAGAAAACGGATGAGCATTAATAAGATGCATTTATTATCTTCACAGACTGTTGGAAACACCTATGGCAATTTCTCCTTAGCAACCATGTTTCCTCGAAGAGAATTTACCAAAGAGGATTATGGGAAATCTTTACTGTCTCTGGAACTCGCACCCAGTGCCTCAATAGTCCTCTTGCCGGTAGGTGTGCAGCGAGTAGATACTATACGGTCAATTCACATGTGATAGGTTTGTTGCAGAGATTTCTGTCACTGCCCCATTCATCGCCAGCTTGTAGAAATCCAATCACCTGGTAGAGACTTTTCTGCAACAGATCTGCCGCTTGTGAATATACCCATATAATGAGCTATATATGCAGCTCCAGTGTATATTCATTTCTCCTCTTCTGCTTTATTGACAGGCTGGAAGGCCAGCTCGGGCCGTAGTGCAGTCATCAGACGGAGGGGTCTGGGGCTTTTTGGGCACCTTGTTGTACCCTCTTCTTGCAGTATGGCGGTTTCttagcagtttcttattcagtaGCCCACCCCCAACACAGCACACAGATAGGCCAGGTTATACACAACAAGAAAGTGCAAGCTCCTCAGCCTCTACTAGTTCAGAGCCAAAGAGGTAAGTGTTCTGTACTGCAGGATGGAGCTTTCTCTGTGTGACATCTATATACAAGGATGATTTGCATAGTTTATTTGGGACTTATTCTATAGAAAATATTGTACATCCCCTTGTGCAACATTGTCTGCAACTTAACTTACCACAGTGGCTGGCCTTAGGTCACAGAAGCGCGCTCAATGATGTTTTGCATTCCTCTCAAGGGAACATAGTCCGTCTATTAtcgtcttgctgtaaagcatgtcgctaaatgctgttaaaaacagctcaggcagtatggccgcccccataacattgtacaaatagtgaaataactaaaaataaaagttggaaaatagaaacagattagaataaaataacaagttttagtatctgactctaatcagttaaAGAACGTTAAGGTTACACATTtcctctaagggtacatgcacactacgtAATGGCGACGAAAAACCTGGTGCACCTTCCGCAGCTCGCTCGCGGACGTGCgtgtctccacctgtgtcatagactctattctatgcacaggcagattccgtctTCCGTTCAAAGAATGAGcaggtgcatagaatggagtgtacgacacgggcagagacgcatGCGCCCGTCACAGTCCACGAGTAAGAGCAAGTTGCGGAATGCGCAACACGTTTTCTGTCGCCATTCTgggtgtgcacgtaccctaactcTGCACCTCTTACCCAGGAGCTCATGTTATGGCGGCTTTTTGTGTACAGTAAGCAGATTTTCATGTGACCTAATTGGTACCAAGGTAGGTGGCTGTAAACTGAGCATGTGCAATCCAGGTTGTGGGATTTGCCTTACAAGCAGCTCGGGGTTGGAATTTTTGGAGATGTGAGGGAAGATACAGGTGTCCCTTGTTGGTTAGGATAGTTCACACATCTAAAGCTAACCATGCACTTCAGGTAAGTGTTGGCAGATAAGCGACAGTCAGAGGAGTTTTGCAGCCGCGATTTGTTACCCTTTTCAGAACACCTACATACTTGTCGCTCACACTACACGGTGGATGGGGCTGGAAGCCGTTGTGTCTATTCACTTTGTAGCAGTGGCCACACATGTCTGCAACTCAGCCCACGGCCAGGTGAACAgcggctgagctgcagtatcaaGGTCCAGCCACTACGCAGTAAATGGAGACACCTGCTTCTGACCCTGTTCACTGCAATTCAAAATGTACATACGTGCGGAATGTTTCTGCTGTGAATTCCTTCCTTTGCAATACAATAAGAGAAATTGAGGTACAGTGGCAGATCTACCTGTAGACATATCGGCCACTTGGTAAAACTCGCTCCATGTCTCAGCGTAGCCTGATTGTTCTTGTACACTGAtaacttgacttttttttttctcctccagaGAAGCTGTTCGAAAAAGGGTACTTGATAAACGATCAGAGGAATTTAAGAAAGAAGGCAAAATCTACAGGTTAAGGACGCAAGATGACGAGGATGAAAACAATACCTGGAACGGGAACTCTACTCAACAGATGTAGCCGCTGACTGACCATGTTTGATTTGTTTGAGCCACGTTTctgcggtttgggggggggggggaggggcggggggagTTTCTGTATTTTAATCACTGTCACACGGCTTAGCTCGATGCATGAAATTAGGATCCTCTGACTCATCTCTGATTGATTCTACTTTTACAGACACTGCACTTGATAGAATAAGCATATCTAGGTATgagttcaggatttttttttcccctctattttTCTTAGTCCTTTTTCATTTGGCGCAGGGTTCTCCAAAGAAAAAATATTAGCGCTGTTGTACAGAGGACCCATCGGCTTTTCTAAGAGATCAGGTTTGAGCAGATGCTTGCACTATCCATAAAATACCAATTCCGCAGCCGTTTCCCTAGAGCTCTGCATTGTCATTCCTCCTGTAAGGATAGGAATAAATTGGAATTGCTTAGTTGTCAACTCGGCAACATATttacaggaggaataacagaggagcaGCAGAAGTCTAAGGAAACATGCTCCCGTTTTGTTGTTTGCTAAAATGGATGCGTGATAAGAACTTGGaggtcagtttaaaggggttatccagcgctacaaaaacatggccactcaccccccccccctcttgtctccagattgggtgtggtttcaaactcagttccattgaggtaaatggagcataattgcaaaccacacctgaactggagacaagggagcggaaaaagtggccatgtttttgttgcgctggataacccctttaagcacctttTAAATGGATAGTCTAGGAGTTTTGAGCTTATTAAATCAGGGGCTTGATGTATAGAATGATTCATTAATGGTTTATCTCATGAAAACAACCCCTGTCCATGTGCCCAACCAGGGCACATAAATATCATAGAGGTGGGTCCCCTGCTCAGGAACCCCCATCTATGAGTCGGGACAAACGCAGCTGCTCTGTATAACAGCATGTGTTCTAGATGGTGCAAAAGTCCTTGCCAGGAGCTGATAGGCCTAGAGGGCTACATACCGATGGGGGTGAGACCAGCCAATCAAAATGTTTACCACTAAATGCCTGGGCCGTATGCATCAGTCTTCCTGTCATGTGATCTAGAGCCATCACATGACTGTTTCTGGATGTGACCTCAGGTAGGAGTGTTTCCATATAGCTTCGTCTTTATCCCATTGCCGGGAGTCCATGCTCTCAGACTGTTCCTGTAGCATCCCAGAGACTCCTCATACATAACTTATTTATACTGACGGACACTACTTTATCTCTTCAGCAAGATCAGCGCCAACGTTTTTTTCCCCTCCACTTTTATtctatgaaatttttttttccggcCGAGAAACAACTGAACTGAAGAAGGATATTTCAGGACTTTATTTCGACCTTTTGAGCAGTAATGTGCAGAGCAAATGTtgatttatatatatttgtaacatgtcacttctataTAAACATTAGTAATATAAGATCTATGGGAGACTCTGTGTTATCCTTGGGTGTTGTGGGAGAACTTCGCAAGTATAGTGTGCAGAATTATTCTTCCTGCCAAATATATTTAACGCTTGATGGGTCCTATTAATAGTCAATAGGGTCCCTCAACCTATAATTGCTGCCATGACTCTAGTGACATTAGACCTGACATAATGGTTGCAGAGTCGGCAGCTTTCAGCTTAAATCTCCTGCTTGGGGATTTTGAAAACTGCTTCTACCTAACGGGAAGAAATTTAGTCCTttaaattccctttaaggctatgttcacacactgtcaaaaagaTGGCCGTTTTTATTGGGCAACCATTATTTAAAGCacaataactgctgttattttcctttaaaggagaactttggACTGGGGTGATTTTTGTCTGGGGGAGggaaggatgaaagaagtaacatacCCTCACCTTTCCCCACTCCAGTGCTGGTATCCAGCGGCCGTAGTCCTGACCACTTCTGGGTATGAGTAAAGAGCCTGCACAGCCAGTCAGCAACCATAGCCTcgcctcagccgctgactggTGAGCAGGTCTAACATGTCATGTCCCAGGTATAAGCTGTGGCCGGGATCTCTCttggtgccgtagaaaactgacatgtccgttttctgcggccacagaaaactctctcagtgcacactatggccactcgctccatagtgtgcagtggggagttcagaTGCAGGCGCGTGCGgaagcgcctgcatcagaactctgcggctgcaaagatcatcc belongs to Dendropsophus ebraccatus isolate aDenEbr1 chromosome 9, aDenEbr1.pat, whole genome shotgun sequence and includes:
- the UBXN4 gene encoding UBX domain-containing protein 4 isoform X1 gives rise to the protein MLWFQGSIPEAIAAAKQRSSVFVVFVAGDDEQSTQMAESWGNEEVVRAAAQGFVAIKIDSKSETCLQFSQIYPVVCIPSSFFIGENGIPLEVIAGSISAEELIAKITKVKQMHTGKNDQLAEDTNVPCDPPVTGSTESCPVSESPSTESPPEETSSASPETTPGQMLTESDDSPIEESKEVVEGASESPNDMAEKMERVMSKLEKKMEEKKKEEQEKEIKKEIERRKLGKDMLEYKRKQEDDQAKRALEERNREKAEDKAARERIRQQIAQDRADRAARFAKNKEEQEAIRAAELQARQAEMEARREAAQKERRTVARIQFRLPDGSSFTNQFSSEAPLEEARQFAAQTVGNTYGNFSLATMFPRREFTKEDYGKSLLSLELAPSASIVLLPAGRPARAVVQSSDGGVWGFLGTLLYPLLAVWRFLSSFLFSSPPPTQHTDRPGYTQQESASSSASTSSEPKREAVRKRVLDKRSEEFKKEGKIYRLRTQDDEDENNTWNGNSTQQM
- the UBXN4 gene encoding UBX domain-containing protein 4 isoform X2, which encodes MLWFQGSIPEAIAAAKQRSSVFVVFVAGDDEQSTQMAESWGNEEVVRAAAQGFVAIKIDSKSETCLQFSQIYPVVCIPSSFFIGENGIPLEVIAGSISAEELIAKITKVKQMHTGKNDQLAEDTNVPCDPPVTGSTESCPVSESPSTESPPEETSSASPETTPAESDDSPIEESKEVVEGASESPNDMAEKMERVMSKLEKKMEEKKKEEQEKEIKKEIERRKLGKDMLEYKRKQEDDQAKRALEERNREKAEDKAARERIRQQIAQDRADRAARFAKNKEEQEAIRAAELQARQAEMEARREAAQKERRTVARIQFRLPDGSSFTNQFSSEAPLEEARQFAAQTVGNTYGNFSLATMFPRREFTKEDYGKSLLSLELAPSASIVLLPAGRPARAVVQSSDGGVWGFLGTLLYPLLAVWRFLSSFLFSSPPPTQHTDRPGYTQQESASSSASTSSEPKREAVRKRVLDKRSEEFKKEGKIYRLRTQDDEDENNTWNGNSTQQM
- the UBXN4 gene encoding UBX domain-containing protein 4 isoform X3, which gives rise to MLWFQGSIPEAIAAAKQRSSVFVVFVAGDDEQSTQMAESWGNEEVVRAAAQGFVAIKIDSKSETCLQFSQIYPVVCIPSSFFIGENGIPLEVIAGSISAEELIAKITKVKQMHTGKNDQLAEDTNVPCDPPVTGSTESCPVSESPSTESPPEETSSASPETTPESDDSPIEESKEVVEGASESPNDMAEKMERVMSKLEKKMEEKKKEEQEKEIKKEIERRKLGKDMLEYKRKQEDDQAKRALEERNREKAEDKAARERIRQQIAQDRADRAARFAKNKEEQEAIRAAELQARQAEMEARREAAQKERRTVARIQFRLPDGSSFTNQFSSEAPLEEARQFAAQTVGNTYGNFSLATMFPRREFTKEDYGKSLLSLELAPSASIVLLPAGRPARAVVQSSDGGVWGFLGTLLYPLLAVWRFLSSFLFSSPPPTQHTDRPGYTQQESASSSASTSSEPKREAVRKRVLDKRSEEFKKEGKIYRLRTQDDEDENNTWNGNSTQQM